In a genomic window of Agarivorans albus:
- the rhtB gene encoding homoserine/homoserine lactone efflux protein, translated as MLLSVWLTFVAACIVFSISPGAGTVATISHSLSGGFKQACKNIAGLQLALVTHLLIVSIGLGALLASSAIAFTVVKYLGAAYLLYLGISKFFEKSVALTGKEVANKTSSQLIKQGFIVNLMNPKSIIFLAAFLPQFVNPTQDMTGQYLLLGVTVVMIDCAVMFSYATLASAVKPWLGKAKFVALQNRVFGSLFVMMGIALARVER; from the coding sequence ATGTTGCTCAGTGTATGGCTCACCTTTGTAGCCGCTTGTATTGTATTTAGTATTTCTCCGGGAGCTGGCACAGTAGCCACTATTAGCCATTCATTAAGTGGTGGTTTTAAACAGGCATGTAAAAACATAGCTGGCTTACAGCTCGCTTTGGTTACTCATCTACTTATTGTGTCTATTGGTTTAGGCGCATTGTTAGCGTCTTCGGCGATAGCGTTTACCGTAGTAAAGTATCTAGGCGCAGCCTACCTTCTTTATTTAGGCATTAGTAAATTCTTTGAGAAATCAGTAGCACTAACAGGAAAAGAAGTGGCAAATAAAACCAGTTCACAGCTTATCAAACAAGGGTTTATCGTTAACTTAATGAACCCAAAATCAATTATTTTTCTTGCGGCATTTTTACCGCAGTTTGTTAATCCAACCCAAGATATGACAGGCCAGTACCTGCTTTTAGGGGTAACAGTGGTAATGATTGATTGCGCCGTGATGTTTAGTTATGCCACCTTAGCGTCAGCGGTAAAGCCTTGGTTAGGAAAGGCGAAGTTTGTAGCCTTGCAAAATCGTGTATTTGGCTCGCTGTTTGTAATGATGGGCATTGCGCTGGCTCGCGTAGAACGCTAG